The nucleotide window CGGCGCGCCGGGACCCCGCGTCCCAGCTCCGCCCAGTCCACCTCCACTCCCCGCGTCCACAGCGTGGCGGCCGCCCCCGCGAGGGTGCGCCAGGCGGGCTGGTCGCGCTCCAGCGACGGGACCCAGTCGTGACCGCCGTCGGGGAGGATCTTCCGCCCCAGCCTGGCGAGCACGGCGGCCGGCCCGATCTCCAGGAACACGGTGCACCCGGCCCCGACGAGCGCCTCCACCCCGGGTGCGAAGAGCACCGGGGAGCGGACGTGGCTCCGCCAGTAGGCGGCGTCCGGGGCGCGCCCCGGCTCCAGCGCCTTCCCCGTGAGGTTGGAGACCAGGGGGATGCGCGGGACGGAGCAGGCGACGCCGCGGGCCGCCTCCTCGAAGGCGTCGAGCATCGGCTCCATGCGGGAGGAGTGGAAGGCGTGCGACACCTCCAGCGGGCGCGTCATCACCCACTCGGCCTCCAGGGCGTCCATCACCGCCCGCACCCCCTCGCTGCACCCGGAGATCACGGTGTGGCTCGGGGCGTTGACCGCGGCCACGTCCACCCGGCCGCGGAAGGGGGCGAGCGCGGCCTCCACCTGCTCCAGGCCGGCGGTGGCCATCGCCATCATCCCGTCGCGCGGGAGGGCGGCCATCAGCGAGCCGCGAGCCGCCACCAGCGCCACCGCGTCCTCCA belongs to Longimicrobiaceae bacterium and includes:
- a CDS encoding acyltransferase domain-containing protein → ARFRHRLAVPAASAGELREALEAFARGEAPGRGAHGVAEGEEPPRVAFLFTGQGAQYPGMGRELYDTLPVFREALDRCAALFDARLERPLLPVLFPGPGAESPIHRTDFTQAALFALEYALAETWRAWGVTPAAVLGHSVGEYAAACVAGALSLEDAVALVAARGSLMAALPRDGMMAMATAGLEQVEAALAPFRGRVDVAAVNAPSHTVISGCSEGVRAVMDALEAEWVMTRPLEVSHAFHSSRMEPMLDAFEEAARGVACSVPRIPLVSNLTGKALEPGRAPDAAYWRSHVRSPVLFAPGVEALVGAGCTVFLEIGPAAVLARLGRKILPDGGHDWVPSLERDQPAWRTLAGAAATLWTRGVEVDWAELGRGVPARRRTMPTYPFQRTRCWLEPHEIRTLTRTAAD